The Neodiprion virginianus isolate iyNeoVirg1 chromosome 5, iyNeoVirg1.1, whole genome shotgun sequence genome contains a region encoding:
- the LOC124305656 gene encoding cohesin subunit SA-1 isoform X9 yields the protein MNHRSTTDGRMMHRRGGKRIRMDDPVPPEYEAPMTPMTPMTPMTPLHETASNELQESYSSYASYQAPQTPIHNPTPEHYSPDSYSSPGTSHQQQQQYVEQTTSFEPAAQFEQPMTPLAPANMRITRNTRARLRGSTVQQPKYKEIDTDFIPTVAPRGRGGGGRGRGRRVPHSNNLEDEASLYYIIKNNRSSLTTIVDDWIEKYKIDRGNALLMLMQFFINASGCKGRITSEMQTTMEHVAIIRKMTEEFDEESGEYPLILPGQQWKKFRSNFCEFVQILVRQCQYSIIYDQFLMDNVISLLTGLSDSQVRAFRHTATLAAMKLMTALVDVALTVSINLDNTQRQYEAERQKAREKRAADRLESLMAKRKELEENMDEIKNMLTYMFKSVFVHRYRDTLPEIRAHCMAEIGVWMKKFHQNFLDDSYLKYIGWTLHDKVGEVRLKCLQALQPLYASEELKLKLELFTSKFKDRIVAMTLDKEYDVAVQAVKLVISILKHHREILTDKDCEHVYELVYSSHRAVAQAAGEFLNERLFVPDEEAVAGVKTKRGKKRLPNTPLIRDLVLFFIESELHEHGAYLVDSLIETNQMMKDWECMTDLLLEEAGPEEEALDNQKETSLIELMVCCIKQAATGEAPVGRGPTRKNMSAKELKQVQDDKQRLTEHFIQTLPLLLDKYRADPEKLANLLAIPQYFDLDIYTKSRQEQNLESLLKKIHTIVEKINDTEVLDTAAKTLEHMCIERHAIYTSCDLARSTLIDMIVNKYKEAIDEYRSLIEGGDVPNEDEIFETIQSLKKVAIFYSCHNMNPWGIWDSLYKDIEGARDPARCLPHEAVKYCISACFFAILWGQNHLLEAVDSGSKRGEDECCELKKRLHILMDQMCYLVGGDGNAVVVPPILREEAYNSICDLLVMFCNQLSTHHNPLMHHLVYETDQNMQNMLNKFIQEYVFCEEEDDEHDEHSKIEELHKRRNFLAGYCKLIVYNMMPTKAAADVFKHYVKYYNDYGDIIKTTLGKARDINKTNCALTMQHSLNILYNEIVAEKGKVSRNSEEFTAIKELAKRFALSFGLDAVKNRDAIAALHRAGVLFAITPPDGVELDPTGPPPNLAFLEILSEFTNKLLKQDKRVVLNFLDKRLQAGMPSSRGEDWQPLLLYRNSLLHGETDQVPVTSKRAYTRRKKDLLAEEEADEADDNSDHEFMG from the exons AT gaaCCATCGGTCGACAACAGACGGCAGGATGATGCACAGGCGGGGGGGAAAGCGGATTCGGATGGATGATCCCGTCCCTCCGGAGTACGAGGCTCCCATGACCCCCATGACTCCGATGACCCCAATGACACCTTTGCACGAAACTGCCAGTAATGAACTTCAGGAATCTTATTCATCGTATGCATCATACCAAGCGCCACAAACTCCTATACACAACCCCAC CCCCGAACATTACTCGCCGGACAGCTACAGCTCACCAGGTACCTCACatcaacagcaacaacagtATGTGGAACAAACGACTAGTTTTGAACCAGCTGCACAGTTTGAGCAGCCAATGACACCTCTGGCACCAGCTAACATGAGGATCACAAGGAATACACGCGCCAGATTACGTG GTAGCACAGTTCAACAGCcaaaatataaagaaattgATACGGACTTTATACCCACTGTCGCCCCTAGAGGTCGTGGTGGAGGTGGACGAGGTCGTGGTCGACGGGTTCCACATTCTAACAATCTTGAAGACGAAGCCAGTCTTTACTACATTATCAAAAACAATCGTTCTTCCCTTACC ACTATAGTTGACGACTGGATTGAGAAGTACAAAATCGATAGAGGAAATGCCCTCCTCATGCttatgcaattttttattaatgcgAGTGGCTGTAAAGGACGTATTACATCCGAAATGCAGACTACTATGGAGCATGTAGCTATAATTCGTAAAATGACGGAAGAATTTGATGAG GAAAGTGGAGAGTATCCATTGATCTTGCCTGGACAGCAATGGAAGAAGTTCCGatcaaatttttgtgaatttgttcaaattctgGTTCGCCAATGCCAATATTCCATAATCTACGACCAATTCCTTATGGACAATGTTATTTCTTTGCTTACTGGGTTGTCAGATTCCCAAGTCAGAGCTTTCAGACACACTGCAACCTTAGCTG CAATGAAGCTCATGACTGCCCTTGTAGACGTTGCTCTAACTGTATCGATAAATCTCGACAATACACAGCGTCAGTATGAAGCCGAAAGGCAGAAGGCAAGAGAAAAGCGAGCAGCTGACAGATTGGAGTCACTAATGGCGAAAAGAAAGGAACTTGAAGAAAACATGGATGAGATTAAGAACATGCTGACATACATGTTTAAGTCTGTGTTCGTTCATCGTTACCGAGATACTTTACCAGAGATTCGAGCGCATTGTATGGCTGAAATTGGTgtatggatgaaaaaatttcaccagaACTTTCTTGATGATTCGTATTTGAAATACATAg GATGGACGCTACACGATAAAGTTGGCGAAGTTAGACTCAAGTGTTTGCAAGCGTTGCAGCCGTTGTATGCCTCGGAAGAATTGAAACTCAAACTGGAGCTATTTACTAGCAAATTCAAGGATCGAATTGTTGCAATGACGTTGGACAAAGAGTACGATGTTGCGGTCCAAGCAGTGAAGCTTGTTATATCTATATTGAAACATCACAGAGAAATATTGACAGACAAGGACTGTGAGCATGTCTATGAGCTGGTTTACTCATCGCATAGAGCTGTCGCGCAGGCTGCTGGAGAATTCCTCAACGAACGACTCTTTGTACCGGACGAAGAAGCAGTCGCAGGTGTAAAGACGAAACGGGGTAAAAAAAGACTTCCAAACACACCCCTGATCAGAGATCTCgttctatttttcattgaatCTGAGCTCCACGAACATGGCGCGTATCTAGTCGACTCGTTGATCGAGACTAACCAAATGATGAAAGACTGGGAATGCATGACTGATTTATTGCTTGAGGAAGCAGGACCGGAGGAAGAAGCACTTGATAATCAGAAAGAAACTTCTCTGATCGAGTTGATGGTTTGTTGCATAAAACAAGCTGCCACAG GTGAAGCACCGGTTGGCAGGGGTCCAACGCGTAAGAATATGTCCGCAAAAGAATTGAAACAGGTTCAAGATGACAAGCAACGACTTACGGAACACTTTATTCAGACTTTACCTTTGCTCTTGGATAAATATAGAGCCGACCCAGAAAAATTAGCAAATTTACTTGCGATACCTCAATACTTTGATCTCGACATATACACTAAATCAAGACAGGAGCAAAACCTTGAGtcactgttgaaaaaaattcacaccattgttgagaaaataaatgacaCCGAAGTGTTGGACACAGCAGCCAAAACTTTGGAACATATGTGCATCGAGCGTCATGCAATATACACTAG CTGTGACCTGGCCCGATCAACCTTGATCGACATGATAGTGAACAAATATAAAGAGGCTATCGACGAATACAGATCATTGATAGAGGGAGGAGACGTTCCAAATGAAGATGAAATATTTGAGACTATTCAATCCCTCAAAAAAGTAGCGATATTCTACAGTTGTCATAATATGAATCCATGGGGGATTTGGGACTCATTGTACAAAGATATTGAAGGTGCAAGGGATCCTGCAAG GTGTTTACCGCACGAAGCAGTAAAATATTGTATcagtgcttgctttttcgcaattttgtgGGGACAAAATCATCTATTAGAAGCAGTTGACTCGGGAAGCAAACGAGGGGAAGACGAATGCTGCGAATTGAAGAAACGTTTACACATTCTGATGGATCAGATGTGTTATTTGGTTGGGGGCGATGGCAATGCAGTG GTTGTACCCCCAATTCTGAGAGAAGAAGCTTACAATTCAATTTGCGACTTGTTGGTTATGTTTTGTAACCAATTGAGCACGCATCATAATCCTTTGATGCATCATTTGGTTTATGAAACTGATCAGAATATGCAGAACatgttgaataaattcatACAAGAGTATGTTTTCTGTGAGGAGGAGGATG ATGAACACGACGAACACTCAAAGATTGAAGAATTACATAaaaggagaaattttttggctGGATACTGTAAACTGATCGTTTATAATATGATGCCCACAAAAGCTGCTGCTGACGTTTTTAAGCATTATGTCAAGTACTACAATGATTATGGTGATATAATAAAAACTACTCTCGGCAAGGCAAgggatataaataaaacaaattgtGCTCTAACAATGCAGCACAGTTTGAACATTCTCTACAATGAAATAGTCGcagaaaaaggaaaagtaaGCAGAAACAGCGAAGAGTTTACTGCTATAAAG GAATTAGCTAAGCGGTTTGCCTTGTCTTTTGGCTTGGATGCAGTGAAAAACCGTGATGCAATTGCAGCTCTACACAGAGCGGGTGTTTTATTTGCTATAACACCTCCAGACGGAGTAGAATTGGACCCAACTGGACCTCCTCCCAATCTGGCTTTCTTAGAAATATTGTctgaatttacaaataaactTCTGAAGCAAGACAAACGCGTTGT GTTGAACTTTCTCGACAAGCGATTACAAGCTGGCATGCCATCATCGAGAGGAGAGGATTGGCAACCATTGTTATTGTACAGAAATAGCTTATTACATGGTGAAACTGATCAAGTTCCAGTCACAAGTAAACGTGCCTACACAAGACGCAAGAAAGATCTCCTCGCTG AAGAGGAAGCTGACGAGGCTGACGACAATTCCGACCACGAGTTCATGGG ttaa
- the LOC124305656 gene encoding cohesin subunit SA-2 isoform X5 — MNHRSTTDGRMMHRRGGKRIRMDDPVPPEYEAPMTPMTPMTPMTPLHETASNELQESYSSYASYQAPQTPIHNPTPEHYSPDSYSSPGTSHQQQQQYVEQTTSFEPAAQFEQPMTPLAPANMRITRNTRARLRGSTVQQPKYKEIDTDFIPTVAPRGRGGGGRGRGRRVPHSNNLEDEASLYYIIKNNRSSLTTIVDDWIEKYKIDRGNALLMLMQFFINASGCKGRITSEMQTTMEHVAIIRKMTEEFDEESGEYPLILPGQQWKKFRSNFCEFVQILVRQCQYSIIYDQFLMDNVISLLTGLSDSQVRAFRHTATLAAMKLMTALVDVALTVSINLDNTQRQYEAERQKAREKRAADRLESLMAKRKELEENMDEIKNMLTYMFKSVFVHRYRDTLPEIRAHCMAEIGVWMKKFHQNFLDDSYLKYIGWTLHDKVGEVRLKCLQALQPLYASEELKLKLELFTSKFKDRIVAMTLDKEYDVAVQAVKLVISILKHHREILTDKDCEHVYELVYSSHRAVAQAAGEFLNERLFVPDEEAVAGVKTKRGKKRLPNTPLIRDLVLFFIESELHEHGAYLVDSLIETNQMMKDWECMTDLLLEEAGPEEEALDNQKETSLIELMVCCIKQAATGEAPVGRGPTRKNMSAKELKQVQDDKQRLTEHFIQTLPLLLDKYRADPEKLANLLAIPQYFDLDIYTKSRQEQNLESLLKKIHTIVEKINDTEVLDTAAKTLEHMCIERHAIYTSCDLARSTLIDMIVNKYKEAIDEYRSLIEGGDVPNEDEIFETIQSLKKVAIFYSCHNMNPWGIWDSLYKDIEGARDPARCLPHEAVKYCISACFFAILWGQNHLLEAVDSGSKRGEDECCELKKRLHILMDQMCYLVGGDGNAVVVPPILREEAYNSICDLLVMFCNQLSTHHNPLMHHLVYETDQNMQNMLNKFIQEYVFCEEEDDEHDEHSKIEELHKRRNFLAGYCKLIVYNMMPTKAAADVFKHYVKYYNDYGDIIKTTLGKARDINKTNCALTMQHSLNILYNEIVAEKGKVSRNSEEFTAIKELAKRFALSFGLDAVKNRDAIAALHRAGVLFAITPPDGVELDPTGPPPNLAFLEILSEFTNKLLKQDKRVVLNFLDKRLQAGMPSSRGEDWQPLLLYRNSLLHGETDQVPVTSKRAYTRRKKDLLAEEEADEADDNSDHEFMGLSVNKTSMPKSSRSSTLYDSSNESPAQPMSPSCGLNIDDVSSIPSHEIDGRLKSLQIQSKSRRSVDISGPRELRRTARNSGRYIEGQYMESDSE, encoded by the exons AT gaaCCATCGGTCGACAACAGACGGCAGGATGATGCACAGGCGGGGGGGAAAGCGGATTCGGATGGATGATCCCGTCCCTCCGGAGTACGAGGCTCCCATGACCCCCATGACTCCGATGACCCCAATGACACCTTTGCACGAAACTGCCAGTAATGAACTTCAGGAATCTTATTCATCGTATGCATCATACCAAGCGCCACAAACTCCTATACACAACCCCAC CCCCGAACATTACTCGCCGGACAGCTACAGCTCACCAGGTACCTCACatcaacagcaacaacagtATGTGGAACAAACGACTAGTTTTGAACCAGCTGCACAGTTTGAGCAGCCAATGACACCTCTGGCACCAGCTAACATGAGGATCACAAGGAATACACGCGCCAGATTACGTG GTAGCACAGTTCAACAGCcaaaatataaagaaattgATACGGACTTTATACCCACTGTCGCCCCTAGAGGTCGTGGTGGAGGTGGACGAGGTCGTGGTCGACGGGTTCCACATTCTAACAATCTTGAAGACGAAGCCAGTCTTTACTACATTATCAAAAACAATCGTTCTTCCCTTACC ACTATAGTTGACGACTGGATTGAGAAGTACAAAATCGATAGAGGAAATGCCCTCCTCATGCttatgcaattttttattaatgcgAGTGGCTGTAAAGGACGTATTACATCCGAAATGCAGACTACTATGGAGCATGTAGCTATAATTCGTAAAATGACGGAAGAATTTGATGAG GAAAGTGGAGAGTATCCATTGATCTTGCCTGGACAGCAATGGAAGAAGTTCCGatcaaatttttgtgaatttgttcaaattctgGTTCGCCAATGCCAATATTCCATAATCTACGACCAATTCCTTATGGACAATGTTATTTCTTTGCTTACTGGGTTGTCAGATTCCCAAGTCAGAGCTTTCAGACACACTGCAACCTTAGCTG CAATGAAGCTCATGACTGCCCTTGTAGACGTTGCTCTAACTGTATCGATAAATCTCGACAATACACAGCGTCAGTATGAAGCCGAAAGGCAGAAGGCAAGAGAAAAGCGAGCAGCTGACAGATTGGAGTCACTAATGGCGAAAAGAAAGGAACTTGAAGAAAACATGGATGAGATTAAGAACATGCTGACATACATGTTTAAGTCTGTGTTCGTTCATCGTTACCGAGATACTTTACCAGAGATTCGAGCGCATTGTATGGCTGAAATTGGTgtatggatgaaaaaatttcaccagaACTTTCTTGATGATTCGTATTTGAAATACATAg GATGGACGCTACACGATAAAGTTGGCGAAGTTAGACTCAAGTGTTTGCAAGCGTTGCAGCCGTTGTATGCCTCGGAAGAATTGAAACTCAAACTGGAGCTATTTACTAGCAAATTCAAGGATCGAATTGTTGCAATGACGTTGGACAAAGAGTACGATGTTGCGGTCCAAGCAGTGAAGCTTGTTATATCTATATTGAAACATCACAGAGAAATATTGACAGACAAGGACTGTGAGCATGTCTATGAGCTGGTTTACTCATCGCATAGAGCTGTCGCGCAGGCTGCTGGAGAATTCCTCAACGAACGACTCTTTGTACCGGACGAAGAAGCAGTCGCAGGTGTAAAGACGAAACGGGGTAAAAAAAGACTTCCAAACACACCCCTGATCAGAGATCTCgttctatttttcattgaatCTGAGCTCCACGAACATGGCGCGTATCTAGTCGACTCGTTGATCGAGACTAACCAAATGATGAAAGACTGGGAATGCATGACTGATTTATTGCTTGAGGAAGCAGGACCGGAGGAAGAAGCACTTGATAATCAGAAAGAAACTTCTCTGATCGAGTTGATGGTTTGTTGCATAAAACAAGCTGCCACAG GTGAAGCACCGGTTGGCAGGGGTCCAACGCGTAAGAATATGTCCGCAAAAGAATTGAAACAGGTTCAAGATGACAAGCAACGACTTACGGAACACTTTATTCAGACTTTACCTTTGCTCTTGGATAAATATAGAGCCGACCCAGAAAAATTAGCAAATTTACTTGCGATACCTCAATACTTTGATCTCGACATATACACTAAATCAAGACAGGAGCAAAACCTTGAGtcactgttgaaaaaaattcacaccattgttgagaaaataaatgacaCCGAAGTGTTGGACACAGCAGCCAAAACTTTGGAACATATGTGCATCGAGCGTCATGCAATATACACTAG CTGTGACCTGGCCCGATCAACCTTGATCGACATGATAGTGAACAAATATAAAGAGGCTATCGACGAATACAGATCATTGATAGAGGGAGGAGACGTTCCAAATGAAGATGAAATATTTGAGACTATTCAATCCCTCAAAAAAGTAGCGATATTCTACAGTTGTCATAATATGAATCCATGGGGGATTTGGGACTCATTGTACAAAGATATTGAAGGTGCAAGGGATCCTGCAAG GTGTTTACCGCACGAAGCAGTAAAATATTGTATcagtgcttgctttttcgcaattttgtgGGGACAAAATCATCTATTAGAAGCAGTTGACTCGGGAAGCAAACGAGGGGAAGACGAATGCTGCGAATTGAAGAAACGTTTACACATTCTGATGGATCAGATGTGTTATTTGGTTGGGGGCGATGGCAATGCAGTG GTTGTACCCCCAATTCTGAGAGAAGAAGCTTACAATTCAATTTGCGACTTGTTGGTTATGTTTTGTAACCAATTGAGCACGCATCATAATCCTTTGATGCATCATTTGGTTTATGAAACTGATCAGAATATGCAGAACatgttgaataaattcatACAAGAGTATGTTTTCTGTGAGGAGGAGGATG ATGAACACGACGAACACTCAAAGATTGAAGAATTACATAaaaggagaaattttttggctGGATACTGTAAACTGATCGTTTATAATATGATGCCCACAAAAGCTGCTGCTGACGTTTTTAAGCATTATGTCAAGTACTACAATGATTATGGTGATATAATAAAAACTACTCTCGGCAAGGCAAgggatataaataaaacaaattgtGCTCTAACAATGCAGCACAGTTTGAACATTCTCTACAATGAAATAGTCGcagaaaaaggaaaagtaaGCAGAAACAGCGAAGAGTTTACTGCTATAAAG GAATTAGCTAAGCGGTTTGCCTTGTCTTTTGGCTTGGATGCAGTGAAAAACCGTGATGCAATTGCAGCTCTACACAGAGCGGGTGTTTTATTTGCTATAACACCTCCAGACGGAGTAGAATTGGACCCAACTGGACCTCCTCCCAATCTGGCTTTCTTAGAAATATTGTctgaatttacaaataaactTCTGAAGCAAGACAAACGCGTTGT GTTGAACTTTCTCGACAAGCGATTACAAGCTGGCATGCCATCATCGAGAGGAGAGGATTGGCAACCATTGTTATTGTACAGAAATAGCTTATTACATGGTGAAACTGATCAAGTTCCAGTCACAAGTAAACGTGCCTACACAAGACGCAAGAAAGATCTCCTCGCTG AAGAGGAAGCTGACGAGGCTGACGACAATTCCGACCACGAGTTCATGGG GCTATCAGTGAACAAGACATCGATGCCGAAATCGAGCAGATCATCAACTCTTTACGATAGTAGCAACGAATCACCAGCGCAGCCAATGTCTCCTTCGTGTGGACTCAACATAGACGACGTGTCGAGTATTCCATCGCACGAAATTGATGGAAGACTAAAGTCACTCCAAATCCAGTCTAAGTC AAGACGTAGTGTAGACATATCAGGGCCAAGAGAATTACGCAGAACTGCAAGAAACTCCGGAAGATATATCGAAGGGCAATATATG GAATCTGATTCCGAATGA
- the LOC124305656 gene encoding cohesin subunit SA-1 isoform X8, with protein MNHRSTTDGRMMHRRGGKRIRMDDPVPPEYEAPMTPMTPMTPMTPLHETASNELQESYSSYASYQAPQTPIHNPTPEHYSPDSYSSPGTSHQQQQQYVEQTTSFEPAAQFEQPMTPLAPANMRITRNTRARLRGSTVQQPKYKEIDTDFIPTVAPRGRGGGGRGRGRRVPHSNNLEDEASLYYIIKNNRSSLTTIVDDWIEKYKIDRGNALLMLMQFFINASGCKGRITSEMQTTMEHVAIIRKMTEEFDEESGEYPLILPGQQWKKFRSNFCEFVQILVRQCQYSIIYDQFLMDNVISLLTGLSDSQVRAFRHTATLAAMKLMTALVDVALTVSINLDNTQRQYEAERQKAREKRAADRLESLMAKRKELEENMDEIKNMLTYMFKSVFVHRYRDTLPEIRAHCMAEIGVWMKKFHQNFLDDSYLKYIGWTLHDKVGEVRLKCLQALQPLYASEELKLKLELFTSKFKDRIVAMTLDKEYDVAVQAVKLVISILKHHREILTDKDCEHVYELVYSSHRAVAQAAGEFLNERLFVPDEEAVAGVKTKRGKKRLPNTPLIRDLVLFFIESELHEHGAYLVDSLIETNQMMKDWECMTDLLLEEAGPEEEALDNQKETSLIELMVCCIKQAATGEAPVGRGPTRKNMSAKELKQVQDDKQRLTEHFIQTLPLLLDKYRADPEKLANLLAIPQYFDLDIYTKSRQEQNLESLLKKIHTIVEKINDTEVLDTAAKTLEHMCIERHAIYTSCDLARSTLIDMIVNKYKEAIDEYRSLIEGGDVPNEDEIFETIQSLKKVAIFYSCHNMNPWGIWDSLYKDIEGARDPARCLPHEAVKYCISACFFAILWGQNHLLEAVDSGSKRGEDECCELKKRLHILMDQMCYLVGGDGNAVVVPPILREEAYNSICDLLVMFCNQLSTHHNPLMHHLVYETDQNMQNMLNKFIQEYVFCEEEDDEHDEHSKIEELHKRRNFLAGYCKLIVYNMMPTKAAADVFKHYVKYYNDYGDIIKTTLGKARDINKTNCALTMQHSLNILYNEIVAEKGKVSRNSEEFTAIKELAKRFALSFGLDAVKNRDAIAALHRAGVLFAITPPDGVELDPTGPPPNLAFLEILSEFTNKLLKQDKRVVLNFLDKRLQAGMPSSRGEDWQPLLLYRNSLLHGETDQVPVTSKRAYTRRKKDLLAEEEEADEADDNSDHEFMG; from the exons AT gaaCCATCGGTCGACAACAGACGGCAGGATGATGCACAGGCGGGGGGGAAAGCGGATTCGGATGGATGATCCCGTCCCTCCGGAGTACGAGGCTCCCATGACCCCCATGACTCCGATGACCCCAATGACACCTTTGCACGAAACTGCCAGTAATGAACTTCAGGAATCTTATTCATCGTATGCATCATACCAAGCGCCACAAACTCCTATACACAACCCCAC CCCCGAACATTACTCGCCGGACAGCTACAGCTCACCAGGTACCTCACatcaacagcaacaacagtATGTGGAACAAACGACTAGTTTTGAACCAGCTGCACAGTTTGAGCAGCCAATGACACCTCTGGCACCAGCTAACATGAGGATCACAAGGAATACACGCGCCAGATTACGTG GTAGCACAGTTCAACAGCcaaaatataaagaaattgATACGGACTTTATACCCACTGTCGCCCCTAGAGGTCGTGGTGGAGGTGGACGAGGTCGTGGTCGACGGGTTCCACATTCTAACAATCTTGAAGACGAAGCCAGTCTTTACTACATTATCAAAAACAATCGTTCTTCCCTTACC ACTATAGTTGACGACTGGATTGAGAAGTACAAAATCGATAGAGGAAATGCCCTCCTCATGCttatgcaattttttattaatgcgAGTGGCTGTAAAGGACGTATTACATCCGAAATGCAGACTACTATGGAGCATGTAGCTATAATTCGTAAAATGACGGAAGAATTTGATGAG GAAAGTGGAGAGTATCCATTGATCTTGCCTGGACAGCAATGGAAGAAGTTCCGatcaaatttttgtgaatttgttcaaattctgGTTCGCCAATGCCAATATTCCATAATCTACGACCAATTCCTTATGGACAATGTTATTTCTTTGCTTACTGGGTTGTCAGATTCCCAAGTCAGAGCTTTCAGACACACTGCAACCTTAGCTG CAATGAAGCTCATGACTGCCCTTGTAGACGTTGCTCTAACTGTATCGATAAATCTCGACAATACACAGCGTCAGTATGAAGCCGAAAGGCAGAAGGCAAGAGAAAAGCGAGCAGCTGACAGATTGGAGTCACTAATGGCGAAAAGAAAGGAACTTGAAGAAAACATGGATGAGATTAAGAACATGCTGACATACATGTTTAAGTCTGTGTTCGTTCATCGTTACCGAGATACTTTACCAGAGATTCGAGCGCATTGTATGGCTGAAATTGGTgtatggatgaaaaaatttcaccagaACTTTCTTGATGATTCGTATTTGAAATACATAg GATGGACGCTACACGATAAAGTTGGCGAAGTTAGACTCAAGTGTTTGCAAGCGTTGCAGCCGTTGTATGCCTCGGAAGAATTGAAACTCAAACTGGAGCTATTTACTAGCAAATTCAAGGATCGAATTGTTGCAATGACGTTGGACAAAGAGTACGATGTTGCGGTCCAAGCAGTGAAGCTTGTTATATCTATATTGAAACATCACAGAGAAATATTGACAGACAAGGACTGTGAGCATGTCTATGAGCTGGTTTACTCATCGCATAGAGCTGTCGCGCAGGCTGCTGGAGAATTCCTCAACGAACGACTCTTTGTACCGGACGAAGAAGCAGTCGCAGGTGTAAAGACGAAACGGGGTAAAAAAAGACTTCCAAACACACCCCTGATCAGAGATCTCgttctatttttcattgaatCTGAGCTCCACGAACATGGCGCGTATCTAGTCGACTCGTTGATCGAGACTAACCAAATGATGAAAGACTGGGAATGCATGACTGATTTATTGCTTGAGGAAGCAGGACCGGAGGAAGAAGCACTTGATAATCAGAAAGAAACTTCTCTGATCGAGTTGATGGTTTGTTGCATAAAACAAGCTGCCACAG GTGAAGCACCGGTTGGCAGGGGTCCAACGCGTAAGAATATGTCCGCAAAAGAATTGAAACAGGTTCAAGATGACAAGCAACGACTTACGGAACACTTTATTCAGACTTTACCTTTGCTCTTGGATAAATATAGAGCCGACCCAGAAAAATTAGCAAATTTACTTGCGATACCTCAATACTTTGATCTCGACATATACACTAAATCAAGACAGGAGCAAAACCTTGAGtcactgttgaaaaaaattcacaccattgttgagaaaataaatgacaCCGAAGTGTTGGACACAGCAGCCAAAACTTTGGAACATATGTGCATCGAGCGTCATGCAATATACACTAG CTGTGACCTGGCCCGATCAACCTTGATCGACATGATAGTGAACAAATATAAAGAGGCTATCGACGAATACAGATCATTGATAGAGGGAGGAGACGTTCCAAATGAAGATGAAATATTTGAGACTATTCAATCCCTCAAAAAAGTAGCGATATTCTACAGTTGTCATAATATGAATCCATGGGGGATTTGGGACTCATTGTACAAAGATATTGAAGGTGCAAGGGATCCTGCAAG GTGTTTACCGCACGAAGCAGTAAAATATTGTATcagtgcttgctttttcgcaattttgtgGGGACAAAATCATCTATTAGAAGCAGTTGACTCGGGAAGCAAACGAGGGGAAGACGAATGCTGCGAATTGAAGAAACGTTTACACATTCTGATGGATCAGATGTGTTATTTGGTTGGGGGCGATGGCAATGCAGTG GTTGTACCCCCAATTCTGAGAGAAGAAGCTTACAATTCAATTTGCGACTTGTTGGTTATGTTTTGTAACCAATTGAGCACGCATCATAATCCTTTGATGCATCATTTGGTTTATGAAACTGATCAGAATATGCAGAACatgttgaataaattcatACAAGAGTATGTTTTCTGTGAGGAGGAGGATG ATGAACACGACGAACACTCAAAGATTGAAGAATTACATAaaaggagaaattttttggctGGATACTGTAAACTGATCGTTTATAATATGATGCCCACAAAAGCTGCTGCTGACGTTTTTAAGCATTATGTCAAGTACTACAATGATTATGGTGATATAATAAAAACTACTCTCGGCAAGGCAAgggatataaataaaacaaattgtGCTCTAACAATGCAGCACAGTTTGAACATTCTCTACAATGAAATAGTCGcagaaaaaggaaaagtaaGCAGAAACAGCGAAGAGTTTACTGCTATAAAG GAATTAGCTAAGCGGTTTGCCTTGTCTTTTGGCTTGGATGCAGTGAAAAACCGTGATGCAATTGCAGCTCTACACAGAGCGGGTGTTTTATTTGCTATAACACCTCCAGACGGAGTAGAATTGGACCCAACTGGACCTCCTCCCAATCTGGCTTTCTTAGAAATATTGTctgaatttacaaataaactTCTGAAGCAAGACAAACGCGTTGT GTTGAACTTTCTCGACAAGCGATTACAAGCTGGCATGCCATCATCGAGAGGAGAGGATTGGCAACCATTGTTATTGTACAGAAATAGCTTATTACATGGTGAAACTGATCAAGTTCCAGTCACAAGTAAACGTGCCTACACAAGACGCAAGAAAGATCTCCTCGCTG AAGAAGAGGAAGCTGACGAGGCTGACGACAATTCCGACCACGAGTTCATGGG ttaa